The sequence TCAGTAATAACTGGTAATTTGTGCACCTGCAACGTACATGCAAATGATATCATTGCTGGTGTAACCATGCCTAGTAAATCTCAGGTGCCAGTTATTTGCTCCTGTTTCACATGTTATGGAGTTTTCAATCCTTGATCTCACAATGAATTACTTCTTTCACAAAATTccaacagattttattttatttttgtaataattcattcaaaatttaaatccgTTGTCCCACCAGAAGTCAAAGAACTAAAGAATATGCTAGACCAATACCATTAGCCTCTTGCACCTTCCAAGGTCTAATTTCTCCAGTAATAATTTCTTCCTCATCGCACAagtattaaactttttttaaccaaattaaatttaatgtatttttttaagggtACAACATGGAGGTGAAATAATCATTCCAAAGTGAGTAGCCTTATGGAGATAAATTAAATCTGTTTACAAACAAGGGCTCTATGACTTTTAGTGCCCAACTATGAATTAAGCTGCAGTCACACATCACCTTCGGCGCTCATACAGGTAGAGTTCAAGATAATCATCATATATAGGTCTTTCGAGATAGAATTCTTACATTAATGTCACTCCAaaatatgtcattttttttcaaagttacaTTAAATGTGGCGAATATTTGGGAGTTATTAAGAAATATCCAGGTGAGGTTTTTCACAAAGATTGTATCTAGCAAGAGATGTTGACAAACTGGGgcttaattttatcaacatTCCTCACAGTTTTCAGCTTTCAACAATACATCTGTTTTTTCTGCAATTTTCCAATAAGTCTTGCTGGATTGATTCATTACGCCTCCCATTTCAGAAATGTTTTCCTGAGAACGAGACAGTTCTtgtacaaattcaaaaaaaaaaaaaaatctattatgcTGTATCCTCAAGTTTCAGTAAATTGAAGGTCTCTTTTCTCAGTCATAGCACGTGTTGTGAACCATTTACAGAAGAAATTGTTAGTAAGAGATAAAATATCCCAAGAAAAGGCCTACTCAATGCTGAAGTATCTGTAGAGCATTAGTGCAATAATGACATGGGGTTAGGTACTTAGGTAGCTACCAAAATGCCTACAGACCGACAGCAGGGAATTATGAACCGCGGTAGCAGAATCTGGCCTCTGAATTCGGAAGTTCATAGACATTTATAGATACCATTTGAGACATAAACAAACCAACCTCCCgaagaagatgagaaaaaaagcaaaagatttCATGATCTCTGCCTCCTCCTCACTTTGACAACCTTCTTCCACAGAGAAAGGAGTCTTCCAGAAACTGCAAAGCTCATCCACTATTCTTAGTCATTGCACTCACGAAGATAATCTAATCAGGCATAAAAGTTACAAAGTATTATTGAGTTCTAGAGGAAGATCGAAAGAGTAGTTCTAAAGCAGTTGTAAATGATAGCATAGTCCAGTGTTTAGCCCACTAGCTACAGGGAGTGCATAAAATACTCCTTGAGCATGATGAAAGAGGAAAGTTAAAGTGATATAGTGCTCCATGATAGTGACTTCCATAACCAGCGTGTTTCACAAATCTCTTTCTGCTACAGATGTTAGATTAATTTACAGAGAAACTTGTTCTGTCAAAACAAACATGTAAGAACATTAGGGACCAAACGTAATATCCCGAACCATACAAGCAGTGCATGAGGATGCAAAACAAAGAATATAGACGTTGAGACGAAGAAGGAAAATCACAAGACCATGAAGATTATATTTGAATTCTGCTAGCCACATACAATTAGGTTGTATTTGATATGTTCAGCAGGACATGATAAAATCGGAAAGGACAAATTGTGAAGTGTTTGATATACACTTGAGATAATACTGCAAACTGAGAGAATAAATCAAGCTGCTTGTGGATTTTTAAGCAAAAAGAACATGGTATTGGAAAATATCCATGGATGAGTAGTTTGCATTTGTGTATTTTTACAGGGTAATGTCCAGAAAAAGACAAGACCAATTTACTAAATTCTTTTCATGTCATCCTAAATTCCACACAAAAAAGACAAGCCAGTTTACCTTCATGGGAATAATGTCCAAAAGCTCTGCCCCATCACACACATTGGCTTGATGGCTGTCGATTCAAAACAATCCTCACACTCGTTATAATCACCCCAAGTCGCAAAACAACcggataatctaataaaaaaaagagcagaaaTCACTAAATACTATATACCTCAAGAACCATCTCAAAGGCCTAATGGAACTTATTTTCTCTCATCACAAAAAAGTAAAGGCGCTCTCTTGAAGATTGAATTGATTCATCATCTTTAGCTTATGTTCAAATGATTTTGGGTTAGTTTTGATGTTAAAGTTTAGCTCTAAGTTTTTGTTGGTGGTTTTCATGGATGAAAGTTTGCTTTGAAGTGTGTTGGAGCTTGACTTGACTTTGTAGATTTCATCTTTAATCCTTgttcatatataatttcatGGTTGTTAGTTAGGTTTCAAATGATTCTTAGTCAGGACCAGTGTCAAAAGGCTCATCATAAATTTTGTTTCTCATCCTTCATTTTGTTTACGTGGTCTCGaatatttttcagtaaaaaatatgatctttgagtaaaaaatatgatcttgtttctggtttttcttgtttataatttcaaaagtcTTGACTTTCCGACTGGtcaaagtttaattatatttcaatatatatttttttgaagcaaTTATATTTCAATCATAATCATCAtggaaattgtttttattggtaCTTAAAATTAACTCAgtaaaataaaatgctaaatcAATAAGACGTTGGAACCAAATTATACCCATCATTACTATACTAATTAGGTAATAAAAAAGGAATCTGGATGATTTCGGAAATCTTTTTAATAAGAATTgggcctattttttttattactaattcAGTGGTCATGTCTTTTAGAAATAGaatctttgttttctttgtttttaataacCTTCATAATTAAcataatgtaaaaatatagataacagattattttttgttagggtgtcatttttattatttttatatgttgatattcgattttttttttttgtctaattaactacaataaagaaaatttgaagataagtatatatatatatatcctttcgtaaaaactattgaaattgttttgattggttcaagtgtaaaaaatatttaaatcatcatTGGATCCACATCTTGAATAAAATAGTTTTCGATTGTcagatttaattatatttcaacTATAATCATCATTGAAAGTTTTTCTGAAGGATCCATAAgtttattgtaataatttttttaatatatttatatttttttttaatttcatcctttaacattatgTTTATTAGAGATtgaacatcataattttttttaatttactttttataaaataatttcagtCTCATAACCCGGACCATGAGTTCCTTAGGTTAACTAcattgactcgagttttttttttctatttgattttttttttagtttcatcttttaacattttatttattaagaattaggattttgtaatttattttaatttattttatataatgttATCCCTATCTCATGAATCGAGTCATGGGTTTAGTGGGTAAAATTGGGTTGACTCAAGTCTGtttttttgtgtcttttttcaattgatttttcaatttgaattttatcctttaatattatatttattgaaaattggacatcatatttgttttttaatttttcttttattagattATATCAATCTCATGCCCTAGACCGCAAGCTTGACAAGTTGACccagtgtttttcttttttataattgatttttttttttaatttcatcctttaaaattgagttaattaagaattaggcttcataatttattttatttttctttttataatattattcctCTCTCATGATTTGAATCATGTCTTTGatgagttaactcgagttgactcaAGCTGTTtacttaagttgttttttttgtgaacttttttaatcaattttttagtttcaattacatctttcaatattaggtttATTAGGggattgaatttcataattcttttcaatttactttttatgaggttaacCTAGATtgaattaagttgttttttaacctttttttgaTCGATTCTTTAGTTTCAATTACATCCTTTAACATTATGTTTATTAGTGATtgagcttcatattttttttttaattttttttttatgaggttattctaGTCTCATGTGATGAGCTAACTtagttaacttgagtttttttttctttttctaattaactttttttcttaattttaccctttaatATTATGTTCGTTGGAAATTAGACATcaagatttgttttgttttactttctatgaggttatctctcTTTCATGACTCAGGTCATAGATTTGGtgagttaacccaagttaactcaagttgttttttgtgtcctttttaaaaattgatttttttatttttaaccttaTTAACgttaggttgattgagaattaagattcataatttattttaatttgtttttattgggttattttgaTCTTATAATCTAGATCACGAGCTTAGCAGATTAACTTGGGTTAAAgcatgtcattttttattgatttatttttaattttacacttcaacattgagtttattataaatcaagctttataatttattttaatttgttttctatgaagttatcatagtctcatgaaCTAATATACAAATTGACAATTCAACTCGAAtcgatctaatatgttattgtttcaatattgataaaaaagatcttgacttaaatatttatttttagtcaaactatatttttatcagtcATTCGAGTTGTTTTTAAAACCGCCAAGTTAACTGGGTCAATCCcctcatgatttaaaaaatttatactagaaaaaatattaacaacgtctagatattttttttaacattaaaaaccCATAGCATAGCATGGGACAATTATCTAATGAAATACTAGAACagagatgaataaaaaaatctattgagaaagagagagtagaaaacatttatattgttttatggGTGTTTGGTATGTATAAATTGATAGTCCATgtgtataataatataatgatgaGACCattttagaatatttatataattatatttataaatatattggaCATCATCACTATCCTTGTCAACTTATCATATAATATTTGTtgcgaaaataaaaatattaaaagagaaagaaatataaatgataGAGAAATCACTAATGTTTGAAGACATTGCAATATATGAATGCCTTAAatgattatcattttaaaattatttattaatacttAATATTGTCAATAAGTTCTTACACATCACTTCCCTGATTCCAATAAGAGAAAACAACGAGTATCACATGCAGCAGAGTGATATGTGACATGGTTAGAGTTGTGCACCGGTGAAAATGAGCgtggtgatttttatttttattttcctcaaGTATTAAATGAGTGATGGCTGTAGTATCAAGCTTGTCATTCACCAGAATGGTTGTGTCCGGTCACGTTACCTCTATAGTAagaggattttattttattttttgagaaagttaagatacatataaaaataatatgaaaagtaTACCCAAGAAATACAATGAATCTACACATGGGGTTGTGACCTAGTGGTTGAAGGGATTTGTTCCCTTCCTCCACACCAGGGTTCAAGCTCCACTTGtgtacgcctgtcacccccgcggtgctttacatgctcactgggcttgcaggatgttcagtaaaCCCGggaattagttgtggtgcgcgcaagctggcccagaCACCccgagttaccaaaaaaaaaaaaagatatacaaTGAATCTGTTATTGAGATTCAAAAGTCATGAAGCCTATAAAATTAGGGTAAATAAATTGCAAGAAAGCTCAAAAACTAAATAAcatcaaaccaaaataaaacaaaaaaactaaataacatcaaaccaaaataaaacaacataaataaatatttatgagtATTCCTCTCAAGTAAATTGTGGCAGAAAATAACAATCATGCTAGAATATACATGAAGTCCTTCTCCCGAAACTGAAGAGAAGCCCATTAAAGAAACGGGTATTGTGACATAGAAGGCCAAGGTAATAAAGTTTATCTTGTCTGAGATCTCTCTCTATCTTGCAGCTAAGAAGCactcaaaaataaatgattataaGTCTCCAAATATAAACCTTATAAGATACATACCACAAAGGTGATGATCTAAAAAGTTTATAGTCTGTTCATAGTGTGTAGACGATCCAAAGAGATAAGCTATAAGATGAAGGAGTGTCGTGGGATATGTCCTGGAAACCAGAGAAGATGTCTTGACTTGTCCAAACATAATGATCCATAGAGCTAACCCAGGGATGGAATCTAATACAATCCCAAATCTGTTGGAGATCCGAACTACGAGAAGCAAAGTCTAAACCGCCATCCTTAATAATGTTTGTGTCTTTTGCATCCCAAGACAATCCAGTAGATGATAGAGTCCTCAGTCGTGACTTATGATCCTATAAGTTTGCTAGACAAATGGTGTTCTTGTTTAACATTGAGGATCGAAAGACAACTCGTCAAGTAAAATGATTACTAGTGATTAAATCTCGGAAGAGAATACTTAATCAGAGGGGTAAAAAGAAGACGACATCTACTCTTCATAATTCTGCCTTAAATGAAGACAACTAGCCGACCAGAAGACACAAGCAATAGAAATTGTGAATATATACAATGCAGCTATGAAACAAATACATAAATCACTTAAAATTCAATTCCTGACATGCAAATTGCACATTTAGAGATCACTTGGTACCTCATTTGGAGGAAGGAAAATGAAACCAGAAACAGCCTTGCTCTCCACACTCATGAACTGGAATTGAGAGTTCTACATCACTCAAAATTTGTCAAGCcacttaaaaatttatgttagACTGTAAGAAATGGACATAGAGCATATACAGATTGAGAAATCGAGCAAAGTGGAGATAGTTGTATAGAATATAATTTACAATCATCATCCCAATATTaggagagaaaacaaaataaaaatgacagcATGCCTAAGACATCGTATTGAAATCAAACTTCTTCTGTGAttgatgttaactttgcaacaTTTACATTGAATAGGTTTTGtacaacaaatcaaataaaaaaaaatccgcaAACTTACTGTATAATATCCACTCTATTCAAGATCAAAACATCATCCTTACAAAGTAGCCCTTGTTGCAGGTGTATCAGAACCcggaaattcataaaaattcgGTGATTAAGGCAGTAAGAACTTGATTGCTCGAATTAAAACCAAAAGTACAGCATTGCctgaaaataagaataatattaGTGTTACGTATCTCTAACTTGACTATGCCTGCATGCATGAGtgggtgagagagagaggagaacacATACCTCCTGGAGAAGATCTAAAGGTTGCTTATCTGCAGCATggggattttttgtttttttcaaacttcTGATCTCAGACTGTATTGAATTGAGCTGTTCTCGTATCTCCTTCAACAAATTCAATTCCTCTTCCCCTTCAGAAATAATTTCTTGACTTGTATTGTTTCTTACTCTCTCAAGCCTCTCAACTCTCTGACTCAGCTGTTGATACTCAGCTTGAGAATTGCTTGCACTAATTGCTGGGCGGCTCACGGGAGACACATTGCGGTGAAAACTTGCCCGATCTTTTGGCCTAGGCAATTTCTTCTCATGGACCGTGGAAAGCACCATTGCCTTTACCAGGTCCCTTTCATCTTTATTAGGCATTATCAGAACATCCTCGGATACCATATCTGGCTTTTGAAGCCTGTTTTCACCTTCCAAGGTCATTTTGTGACGTTCTTTCACAGGATGTTCAGAAACTTTGCAACTCTCGATCGTTTGTGGGACTTCAAAAATATCCTGAACACTTTCCCGTGAATCCTGATGCTGTTTAACATTGTCCGAATGAGTAGAATTTTCCGTTCTTGTTAGATCGCCGGATGTGCCAGTGCCCATTTGTGCAAACAATGACGGAGACCAAGTGCCACCCTTCCAGATTGCAGAGTTTTTCCTACTGGGATCTTTGTCGTCAGAAATCTCTTTTACCCGTTCATCCAACCTTTTGATCTGCTCCCAATATGATCCAGCGTGTGCACCAGAAGGGCTCCCTGATTTCATCTCTGAATCATTAGCTTCTCGAATTGCAATTTCCTCCGCATTCATTTGCATTGTATCTAGCACAGGGACTATagattttttcctttcaatattACTTTTATTGTAACTGGCATCCTTGATTGAAACCTGAGGCGGAGAGTTGAATCTCCTTACATTTCCATTGGCACCATTTTCCCCAAATAAAGGATCGTTTCTTTGCATTAACAGATTCTCTGGATAAGTATTCTCGTACACGCACAAATCATTACACCCCATGCTTAAAAGTCTGTACCTATAAGCCTGAACTTGGTATTCAAGAGATGCAATCTCCAGTTCTCTCTGATATATGAGGTCTTCTACGATTGCCAGAGCCTCTTCTGCATGACACATCTTTTCCTCTGCCATTCTCTTATATTGGCTTGCTTCCATCTTCAGTGAAGCCTTTTCACCTTGCAACCGCAATATCATAGATAAAGCTTCGCTGGCTGCAGTGGCTGAGGCTTCTCTTT is a genomic window of Populus alba chromosome 18, ASM523922v2, whole genome shotgun sequence containing:
- the LOC118034391 gene encoding uncharacterized protein, with product MDGSSLLPARETNIAALKEALYTQQHLLQTLYAELDEEREASATAASEALSMILRLQGEKASLKMEASQYKRMAEEKMCHAEEALAIVEDLIYQRELEIASLEYQVQAYRYRLLSMGCNDLCVYENTYPENLLMQRNDPLFGENGANGNVRRFNSPPQVSIKDASYNKSNIERKKSIVPVLDTMQMNAEEIAIREANDSEMKSGSPSGAHAGSYWEQIKRLDERVKEISDDKDPSRKNSAIWKGGTWSPSLFAQMGTGTSGDLTRTENSTHSDNVKQHQDSRESVQDIFEVPQTIESCKVSEHPVKERHKMTLEGENRLQKPDMVSEDVLIMPNKDERDLVKAMVLSTVHEKKLPRPKDRASFHRNVSPVSRPAISASNSQAEYQQLSQRVERLERVRNNTSQEIISEGEEELNLLKEIREQLNSIQSEIRSLKKTKNPHAADKQPLDLLQEAMLYFWF